A single region of the Podospora pseudopauciseta strain CBS 411.78 chromosome 1, whole genome shotgun sequence genome encodes:
- a CDS encoding hypothetical protein (EggNog:ENOG503NXU3; COG:J) yields the protein MVSKQEKVLPLPKPGERNILVTSALPYVNNVPHLGNIIGSVLSADVFARFWRGRGGNVLFVGGTDEFGTTTSLRAREEGVAPQELCDKYHKIHKDVYEWFNISFDIFGRTTNDRHTEITHDIFKELWGEGLIEIRDSEQLWCEQCKGFVFDRLVEGTCPECGCEEARGDQCGDCDWVFDITELVEPRCKIHGGRPALRPSKHLFLKLDNHGPLLENQAKEQGENWLVNAKEINGNSSICITRDGLDWGTPVPGRLVGFDGKVFYPWWDALLGYISITASGMEGESWRAWWRPSTPIAMKSHDGNDSSFNKPGDNTPKSDVGVRLSQFLGADNIFFHGILFPATLLPLDPPYTAPRHIASTRFLTYQGGRFSKSLGVGVFGDNAQQTGLSADVFRFFLLQSRPEGMEDTDFTWDRLVEVHNELFVGKIGKLVHKVLTDLNGVVPHSHDHINGPLLSSVGQTIKRFKGGVHKLLVQYVTQLKNSELRGGLMTTLELTCGSIALLDLVSSRVMLTDTYERQAVLEVGINLVYLVVRMLEPYIPKTVESLYGVLGVERPTGRLEMDWLGDQGPIKPGHEVGKWEEVEALFECIWPEKAKMWELKFGGKKKRKGGVLVCEEAKRRQKN from the exons ATGGTGTCCAAACAGGAGAAAGTGTTGCCGCTCCCCAAGCCGGGCGAGCGCAATATTTTGGTCACTTCTGCGCTCCCTTATGTGAACAATGTCCCGCACTTGGGGAATATAATCGGGTCGGTGCTCTCGGCGGATGTGTTTGcgaggttttggagggggaggggagggaatgTGCTTTTTGTGGGGG GAACGGACGAGTTCGGCACTACAACCTCCCTCCGGGCACGCGAGGAAGGCGTTGCGCCCCAAGAGCTGTGTGACAAGTACCATAAGATCCACAAGGACGTGTACGAGTGGTTCAATATCAGCTTCGACATTTTTGGACGGACGACGAATGACCGGCACACGGAAATCACACACGACATCTTCAAAGAGTTGTGGGGAGAAGGGCTGATTGAGATCAGGGATTCGGAACAGCTTTGGTGTGAGCAGTGTAAAGGGTTTGTGTTTGAtcggttggtggaggggacaTGCCCGGAATGTGGCTGCGAGGAGGCGAGAG GTGACCAGTGTGGGGATTGTGACTGGGTTTTTGACATTACGGAGTTGGTTGAGCCGAGGTGTAAGATCCACGGGGGAAGGCCAGCACTAAGGCCGAGCAAGCACTTGTTTTTGAAACTTGACAATCATGGCCCGTTGCTCGAGAACCAGGCTAAGGAACAAGGAGAGAATTGGTTGGTAAACGCGAAGGAAATCAATGGGAACTCTTCTATATGCATAACAAGGGATGGACTGGACTGGGGAACACCGGTGCCCGGGCGGTTGGTAGGGTTCGACGGGAAAGTTTTCTATCCGTGGTGGGATGCGTTGCTCGGATATATTTCCATCACGGCAAGTGGGATGGAAGGGGAAAGCTGGAGGGCGTGGTGGCGGCCTTCAACACCCATCGCCATGAAAAGCCACGACGGCAACGACAGCTCTTTCAACAAACCTGGTGATAACACACCCAAGTCGGATGTAGGTGTTCGGCTATCCCAGTTTCTCGGCGCAGACAACATTTTCTTCCATGGTATCTTGTTTCCTGCCACGCTACTTCCCTTGGATCCTCCCTACACAGCTCCTCGCCACATCGCTTCAACAAGATTTCTCACCTACCAGGGCGGCAGATTCTCTAAATCCCTTGGGGTGGGGGTATTTGGCGACAATGCTCAGCAAACTGGCCTCTCGGCTGATGTCTTTCgattcttcctcctccagtcCCGCCCTGAGGGCATGGAAGACACGGATTTCACCTGGGACAGGCTGGTCGAGGTCCACAATGAACTTTTTGTCGGTAAGATCGGGAAACTGGTCCACAAAGTCCTCACGGACCTCAACGGTGTGGTGCCTCACAGCCACGATCATATCAATGGGCCACTGCTTTCGTCTGTGGGCCAGACGATTAAGCGCTTCAAAGGAGGTGTACACAAGCTACTGGTGCAGTACGTTACCCAGCTTAAAAACTCGGAGTTGAGGGGTGGCTTGATGACAACTCTGGAGTTAACTTGTGGAAGCATTGCTCTCTTGGACCTGGTCAGTAGCAGGGTTATGTTGACGGACACATATGAGCGGCAGGCTgttttggaggtggggatCAATCTGGTATacttggtggtgaggatgctAGAGCCTTATATTCCTAAGACTGTAGAGTCGCTTTACGGGGTGCTCGGAGTGGAACGGCCTACAGGAAGACTTGAGATGGATTGGCTTGGGGATCAGGGACCGATAAAGCCGGGACATGAAGTTgggaagtgggaggaggtggaggcctTGTTTGAATGTATCTGGCCCGAGAAGGCAAAGATGTGGGAGCTGAAGTTTGGAggcaagaaaaagagaaagggaGGGGTCTTGGTGTGTGAagaggcgaagaggaggcagAAGAATTAG
- a CDS encoding hypothetical protein (EggNog:ENOG503NTYP; COG:I; COG:J; COG:T) produces MFLSEYFQHKRDCKFKQAQRQQRIDALPAEYKSPVTPDEKEIFSAPIDSLVANVQNGTTHPLSILRAYGKLALRAHSQTNCLTEIMFSSAEQWINAARTKTEVDKGGNPLPNLEGSLAGIPVSLKDTIIVGGYDTTVGYSSFVGNDDGKDGAMVRMLKDMGAVPHVKTNCPITLLSFESGNDVWGRAENPFKKGYSPGGSTGGESALLAMGGSRIGVGSDVAGSVRLPAHWAGCYALRCSTGRWPKAGIKTSMPGQEGVPSVYSPMARTLGDLRYFTREVIEFGPWRYDGTVHPLAWRGEMEKGFEQKEKLKVGVMWTDGVVDPSPACRRALETVVNALKAQGHEIVELEGEHAPPDLYEGLKIASLVLNADGGQMFDSFRRPGEWLDTGAAQIKSLASWWNPFRWFYYLWVKYVRRDHVWAGLVENWRAQSAFENWKLVARREEYRAKWFEWWNQQGLDVIVSVPNATPALPLNAMKDAFSSSGVLPVTKVQAELDGLPEDFNIRKLNGVARGAYKYYDAEKMDGLPVGVQVIGRRLEEEKVLAVMQRVEDALGEDKYQPISVGRLQLE; encoded by the exons atgTTTCTAAGCGAGTACTTTCAGCACAAACGGGACTG CAAGTTCAAGCAAGCCCAACGCCAACAACGGATCGACGCCCTCCCAGCAGAGTACAAATCACCCGTCACCCCAGACGAAAAGGAGATATTTTCCGCGCCGATCGATTCACTGGTCGCCAATGTCCAAAACGGCACCACCCATCCGCTGAGCATCCTCCGCGCGTATGGAAAGCTTGCGCTAAGGGCGCACTCTCAGACCAACTGCCTAACGGAGATTATGTTTTCTTCAGCGGAGCAGTGGATCAACGCTGCACGCACCAAAACAGAAGTAGACAAGGGAGGGAACCCGCTGCCGAACCTAGAAGGGTCGTTGGCGGGTATCCCGGTGTCGCTGAAGGATACGATCATTGTTGGGGGGTATGACACGACGGTGGGGTACAGCTCGTTTGTGGGGAACGACGACGGCAAAGATGGggcgatggtgaggatgcTGAAGGATATGGGGGCTGTGCCGCATGTCAAGACGAATTGTCCGATTACGTTGTTGAGTTTTGAGAGCGGGAATGAtgtttgggggagggcggagaaTCCGTTTAAAAAAGGGTATAGTCCCGGGGGGAGTACGGGGGGTGAGAGCGCGCTGTTGGCTATGGGGGGGAGTAggattggggttgggagcGATGTGGCGGGGAGCGTGAGGTTGCCGGCGCATTGGGCAGGTTGTTATGCGTTGAGGTGCTCGACGGGGAGGTGGCCTAAGGCGGGAATCAAGACTAGTATGCCTGGGCAGGAGGGGGTGCCGAGTGTGTACAGTCCTATGGCGAGGACGTTGGGGGATTTGAGGTATTTTACTAGGGAGGTGATTGAATTTGGGCCGTGGAGGTATGATGGGACTGTTCACCCTCTTgcgtggaggggggagatggagaaggggtTTGAGCAGAAGGAGAAGTTGAAGGTTGGGGTGATGTGGAcggatggggttgttgatccGAGTCCTGCCTGTCGGAGGGCGTTGGAGACGGTTGTGAATGCGTTGAAGGCGCAGGGGCACGAGATTGTcgagttggagggggagcacGCGCCGCCGGATCTATATGAGGGGTTGAAGATTGCCTCACTGGTGTTGAATGCGGATGGCGGGCAGATGTTCGACTCTTTTAGGCGACCTGGGGAGTGGCTGGATACTGGAGCTGCTCAGATCAAATCACTGGCGAGTTGGTGGAACCCGTTTAGATGGTTCTATTACCTTTGGGTGAAGTATGTCAGGAGAGATCACGTTTgggctgggttggttgaAAATTGGAGAGCACAGTCGGCTTTTGAGAACTGGAAGCTGGTTGCTCGGAGAGAGGAGTACAGAGCCAAGTGGTTTGAGTGGTGGAATCAGCAGGGTTTGGATGTCATTGTTTCGGTTCCGAATGCAACGCCTGCGCTGCCCCTGAATGCGATGAAGGATGCTTTCAGCAGCT CCGGCGTCCTTCCCGTAACCAAGGTCCAAGCCGAACTTGACGGCCTCCCAGAAGACTTCAACATCAGAAAGCTCAATGGTGTTGCTCGTGGGGCCTACAAGTACTACGACGCCGAGAAGATGGATGGCCTGCCCGTGGGCGTGCAGGTTATTGGTCGCCgactggaagaagaaaaggttCTGGCGGTGATGCAGCGGGTGGAAGACGCCCTGGGAGAGGACAAGTATCAGCCCATCAGTGTCGGCAGACTTCAGCTAGAGTAG
- a CDS encoding hypothetical protein (COG:B; EggNog:ENOG503P8N0) — translation MPFVDDYMEDAPLQLIQSDLQESVEASYSRESSIALDFAGGAGPTVVNLHEEEDLIINEQFNMPPALPEADMGLGAGLFDDKLAPSSSKKRGRPLRSSTGTSSETPAKSTPAAKTPRSTKSVGKSSATPKSAKNSAGPKSASRSTGRKRKAEEIETEAEETSPEAEAEVEATPAAKRGRAGRPARTAGKAASARLSLKAAKKPTRGRPKGPTATAKPKNKGGRPKKDTSVNGVASEEVYEVEAIRDSGIDDKTKAHKFLVKWKGYPESENTWEPRSNLKGAEELVREFEKSQKKTKAADAAVKVSAPKKEKAEKPAAEKKAAPAKGRGKAKAVKKVAPAKKPVGRPGRRGRSAKA, via the exons ATGCCGTTCGTGGATGACTACATGGAGGATGCTCCTCTCCAATTGATCCAAAGCGACTTGCAAGA GTCTGTTGAGGCTTCATACTCAAGAGAGAGCTCAATCGCTCTCGATTTCGCCGGTGGTGCTGGCCCGACTGTGGTCAACCttcatgaagaagaggatctCATCATAAACGAGCAGTTCAACATGCCGCCCGCCCTTCCAGAAGCCGATATGGGCTTGGGTGCCGGTCTTTTCGATGATAAACTCGCGCCTTCCTCGTCGAAAAAGCGGGGCCGCCCTTTGAGATCCTCTACTGGGACTTCTTCCGAGACGCCCGCCAAGTCAACACCGGCTGCGAAGACTCCTCGTTCAACCAAGAGCGTTGGCAAGTCTTCTGCTACGCCCAAATCTGCTAAGAACAGTGCGGGTCCTAAGAGCGCCAGCCGCAGCACAGGCCGCAAGCGCAAGGCTGAAGAGATCGagaccgaggccgaggagacgTCTCCTGAAGCTGAAGCTGAAGTTGAAGCGACACCAGCGGCAAAGCGTGGTCGTGCCGGAAGGCCTGCCCGTACTGCAGGCAAGGCCGCCAGTGCGCGACTCTCACTTAAGGCTGCTAAGAAGCCTACTCGTGGTCGTCCCAAGGGACCCACT gccaccGCTAAGCCCAAGAACAAGGGCGGTCGTCCCAAGAAGGACACATCTGTTAATGGCGTCGCCTCTGAAGAGGTTTACGAAGTCGAAGCCATCCGTGACTCGGGAATCGACGACAAGACCAAGGCTCACAAGTTCCTCGTTAAGTGGAAGGGCTATCCCGAAAGTGAAAACACCTGGGAGCCCAGGTCTAACCTCAAGGGAGCCGAAGAATTAGTCCGTGAGTTTGAGAAGAGCCAAAAGAAGACCAAGGCTGCGGATGCTGCCGTCAAGGTATCAGcgcccaagaaggagaaggcggagaagCCAGCAGCCGAAAAGAAGGCGGCCCCTGCTAAGGGTAGGGGCAAGGCGAAGGCCGTAAAGAAGGTTGCGCCGGCAAAAAAGCCCGTTGGGcggccggggaggagggggagatcTGCCAAGGCATAG
- the CAC2 gene encoding Chromatin assembly factor 1 subunit (EggNog:ENOG503NXAC; COG:B; COG:L), with amino-acid sequence MCRSSGTEIFDLAWAPDASYFIIGSMDNVARIYNAATGTLVRQIAEHSHYVQGVAWDPLNEYIATQSSDRAVHIYSLKTKDGQYTLGCNDKEPSKIASHVKADLPARRISSHSPAPPELGYRSVLDNVPGVAIGSPVPSAPGTPTSMALPMNPPSVVSHSRRSSFSSRRSVSPAPSMPLPAVMPIEASPKPHMHGASLGMKNASLYANETLTSFFRRLTFTPDGSLLLTPAGQYQTQHQVEGQKPMFEVTNTVYIYTRGGINKPPIAHLPGHKKPSVAVRCSPVVYTLRQSPPVTKHITIDTSSSEDAIPPLPEAVTKPSPAPSQMEPPPPPSLVETVTSNSRVLSLETGVQTPGPKPAFALPYRMIYAVATQDSVLLYDTQQHTPICIVSNLHCATFTDLTWSSDGLTLLISSSDGFCSTLSFLPGELGTVYTGELGPPKPQGTAVSNQNTPVPTPTSVLAPPSPFPNGSQHRHRDSASSFTAPSPPPAASFVNPRPGSPARSNSASSVITQTSGAQTGVLNNPPLIAGQVPSLTAVNSGKVTGVPITTPPETPRSSFVPPPAGTKRDTNEAETDDSLGNQNKRRRIAPTLVGSSTESNNGAGSEGSRA; translated from the exons ATGTGCAGGTCTTCTGGGACGGAGATTTTCGATTTGGCTTGGGCGCCGGATGCATCCTACTTCATTATCGGAAGTATGGATAACGTTGCCCGAATCTACAACGCTGCAACAG GCACGCTAGTTCGACAAATTGCCGAACATAGTCACTATGTCCAGGGTGTTGCATGGGACCCGTTGAACGAGTATATCGCCACGCAATCCTCGGATCGTGCCGTGCATATTTACTCGCTGAAGACCAAGGACGGGCAGTATACTCTAGGCTGCAACGATAAAGAGCCATCAAAAATTGCAAGCCACGTCAAAGCTGATCTTCCGGCGCGGCGGATCTCTTCCCACAGTCCCGCCCCTCCTGAATTGGGGTATCGGTCGGTTCTTGACAATGTGCCAGGAGTGGCGATTGGCTCTCCTGTTCCATCCGCTCCAGGGACCCCCACCTCAATGGCTCTCCCGATGAACCCCCCAAGTGTTGTTAGTCACAGCCGGAGGTCATCGTTCTCTTCGAGACGCTCGGTCTCACCAGCGCCGTCGATGCCGTTGCCGGCAGTGATGCCGATAGAGGCTTCACCAAAGCCGCACATGCATGGCGCAAGCTTAGGAATGAAGAACGCGAGTCTCTACGCAAACGAGACTCTGACTTCCTTCTTCAGGCGACTTACTTTTACTCCCGACGGAAGTCTTCTTCTCACCCCTGCTGGGCAATATCAGACCCAGCACCAAGTTGAGGGCCAGAAACCCATGTTCGAGGTGACAAATACCGTGTACATTTACACCAGAGGAGGCATCAACAAACCTCCCATTGCACATCTACCAGGGCACAAAAAGCCATCTGTCGCAGTCAGATGTTCACCAGTCGTGTATACGCTGAGGCAGTCACCTCCTGTTACCAAGCATATTACTATCGACACATCTTCTTCTGAAGATGCCATCCCACCGTTGCCCGAGGCTGTTACGAAACCTTCCCCAGCACCCTCACAGATGgagccgcctccgccgccgtcatTGGTTGAAACAGTCACGTCCAACTCCAGGGTGCTGAGTTTGGAGACAGGCGTGCAAACACCAGGACCCAAGCCTGCCTTTGCATTGCCGTATCGAATGATATATGCGGTGGCTACCCAGGATTCGGTGCTGTTGTACGATACTCAACAACACACCCCGATCTGTATCGTGAGCAACCTTCATTGCGCCACATTTACTGATTTGACTTG GTCAAGTGATGGTTTGACGCTGCTGATCTCGTCTTCTGATGGATTCTGCTCTACATTGTCGTTCCTGCCGGGTGAGCTTGGTACTGTGTACACGGGCGAACTCGGGCCTCCAAAGCCCCAAGGCACTGCTGTCTCGAACCAAAATACGCCTGTACCAACCCCCACTTCGGTGCTggcacctccttccccttttccaaacGGCTCCCAGCATCGCCATCGCGACTCTGCCAGCTCGTTTACagccccatctccaccaccagccgcATCTTTTGTCAACCCAAGGCCGGGGTCACCAGCAAGGTCCAACTCGGCGTCTTCAGTGATTACTCAGACGTCTGGTGCTCAGACTGGGGTGTTGAACAACCCGCCGCTAATAGCTGGTCAGGTTCCCAGCCTGACAGCGGTGAACTCTGGCAAGGTGACGGGAGTTCCCATCACCACTCCCCCAGAAACACCCCGAAGCTCGTTTGTCCCACCGCCGGCAGGCACCAAGCGGGATACCAATGAAGCGGAGACAGATGACTCGTTGGGTAACCAGAATAAGCGAAGGCGTATTGCGCCTACACTGGTGGGCTCATCGACAGAGTCAAACAACGGTGCTGGCAGCGAAGGATCGAGGGCTTAG